The DNA window CAGCGAGTTTGGCCTGTTGACTCCAGGAGCTACCAGAACTGTCGAAGACGTATGCTGAGCCCGCGAGGGAGCCGTTGGGGTCCTCGTCACCGGTAGCGCCGATGAGTGCGGTGGAGCCGTCACTCGACAGCGCTGCTGAATTGCCGAAGCCGTTGCCGAAGCCGCCGCGGATGTCGCCGTCATCGGCCGTGAGTTTGGCCTGTTGACTCCAGGAGCCACCGGAATTGTCGAAGACGTATGCCGAGCCCGCGCCCGCACCGTCAGGATTCCTGTCACCGGTAGCGCCGATGAGTGCGGTGGAGCCGTCACTCGACAGCGCTACTGACCAGCCGAATTTGTCGTCACGGTCACCGTCATCGGCAGCGAGTTTAGCCCGCTGAGTGAGGTTTTGACGAGGGGGTGTGGGTTCTGTTGGTGTCGCTTGGTCGGCCGCTGGCGTTCCATCTGCGGAATTATCCGAACAGCCAGCGATAGTACAAATCCCAACGACGCCAGAGAGACGGAGAAACCGTCGCCGGTGTGTTGACATACCTTAGCGTCGCCACAATGTATTAAAATTCTTTTGTCAATTGGAAAAATAACTGGATCGCCGACTGGATGGTGTCTTCGACGCCCGCTCGTCCGATTACACCAGACACGCAACGGTGGCCGTGTGTCGATGACCGCGCCGACTATTTCGAACGATTCACACTCTATCTGCAATTCTGCACCGCAAACGTTCGCTGTGAACGGTTGTATGACACACTGATCCGCAACTGCTAGCTGTAACAGTTCCCTATACAGCCCCAGTAGCGTCCTGCGCCGCCACGACTGGCACCCCAACCGTCACCGTCGTCCCGTCGCTCGTCTCGAAGCCGAGGTCGGCGCCGAGCGTCGTCGCGGCCCAGCTGACGAGCCAGAGCCCCATCCCGCTGCCGTGGGACAGCGCCGTCTCCTCGCCCCGCTCCAGCACGCCGAGTTCGTGGTCGGGGATTCCGGGGCCGTCGTCGGTGACCGACAGCGCCACCTCGTCGCCGTCGACCACCGCTCGCACGGTCACGTTCGCCTCGGGGACGTGCTGGAGCGCGTTCTCGACGAGGTTCTCGACTATCACGCCGAGCAACACCGGCTGGCTCTCGACTGTCAGGTCAGCGGGCACCTCGACGGTGATGCTGCCCTCGTACTCGTCGGCCAGCCGGTCGACGATGTCCGCGACCAGTTCCCGAAGGGCGACGGGTTCGAGGTCGGTCTCGTCGGTGCTCGCCGCCGAGAGCGTGCGGGCCTTGTCGCCCGAGGCGACGAGTCGGTCGACGGCCCGCTCGATAGTCGCCGCGTGGTCGGCCTCGTCGCCGTCCAGTGTTTCTGCGAGCAGTTCGGCACGGGCCTGGATGACGACGCTCTCGTTGCGGACGTTGTGTCGCAGGAACCGATTCAGGACCTCCAGCCGGCGCTCGCGGCGGATCTCGTCGGTGATATCCTGGAAGACGACGGTGTAGCCCAGCTGGCTCCCGCCGCCGTCGGTCAGCTCGGTCTGCTGGAGTTTGTACTCCCGGCGGCGGCCGCCGTTTGCGACGCCAAAGCGGTCGTCGTCCTCGCCGGGGACGAACCGGTCGCCCTCGACGTGCTCGTCCAATGGCTCGGTCAGCACCGACCGCTTTGCGACGCCGAGCATCACCTCCGCGGCGGGGTTGCAGTTCACGACGCGGCCCGCCACGTCGACGATGGCCACCGGCGTCGCGATGTCGTCGATGGCCGCCCGCTCGCCGGCCCGTCGCGTGGCGGGGTGGAACTCGAACATATCGCTGCCGAGGAAGGCGTAGGCGTCGAGTGCGA is part of the Haloarcula salinisoli genome and encodes:
- a CDS encoding histidine kinase N-terminal 7TM domain-containing protein, coding for MADVPWVALGSFASGVGSLYLLAQLREHWAKPGAKWFVATIGTITVWSTVYGTALLVSEPSRRLALEAVTWACLSWLGYVFVGFALGYTGRQATLESALFRGLALVPAAVTVLALSNGRAGLLWTEATVSRTTAGTVVNYTIQPLGYLAIFAAMLFVVFGTMLVFDTVLSYGPLYRREAIAVGLSPIPPGLAVLAWALDIGPAVNLTTLAFLPHLALDAYAFLGSDMFEFHPATRRAGERAAIDDIATPVAIVDVAGRVVNCNPAAEVMLGVAKRSVLTEPLDEHVEGDRFVPGEDDDRFGVANGGRRREYKLQQTELTDGGGSQLGYTVVFQDITDEIRRERRLEVLNRFLRHNVRNESVVIQARAELLAETLDGDEADHAATIERAVDRLVASGDKARTLSAASTDETDLEPVALRELVADIVDRLADEYEGSITVEVPADLTVESQPVLLGVIVENLVENALQHVPEANVTVRAVVDGDEVALSVTDDGPGIPDHELGVLERGEETALSHGSGMGLWLVSWAATTLGADLGFETSDGTTVTVGVPVVAAQDATGAV